From the Tribolium castaneum strain GA2 chromosome 2, icTriCast1.1, whole genome shotgun sequence genome, one window contains:
- the LOC656710 gene encoding acylphosphatase-2, with the protein MNPDPFVSVEFEVYGKVQGVYFTKYCKEMCEQLGISGWVKNTKKGTIQGKLQGPRGSVEHMIIWLSNTGSPGSKVEHCDLSNWQTLAKPDFKGFTIRF; encoded by the exons atgaatccTGATCCTTTCGTTTCGGTCGAATTCGAAGTTTACGGCAAAGTGCAAG GcgtttattttactaaatattGCAAAGAAATGTGCGAACAGCTTGGTATCAGTGGTTGGGTGAAAAACACGAAGAAAGGGACCATTCAAGGGAAACTTCAAGGACCAAGGGGAAGTGTGGAACATAT gaTTATTTGGCTGTCGAATACAGGATCTCCGGGTAGTAAGGTTGAACATTGCGATTTGAGTAACTGGCAAACTTTGGCTAAACCTGATTTCAAGGGGTTCACAATAAGGTTTTAA
- the ND-B18 gene encoding NADH dehydrogenase [ubiquinone] 1 beta subcomplex subunit 7: MGAAFGYFPESGFNLYFHPEVTPGPNEKPTFDPLLGFENGRKERVMIATEEEMRSAKIPLEHRDYCAHHLLKYLSCRKDNWPWAVNCEHEKHVYSHCKYEDYVIRMKEYERERRLRVREYNKKQHEIAAA, encoded by the exons ATGGGGGCCGCATTTGGTTATTTTCCCGAAAGTGGGTTCAATCTCTACTTTCATCCAGAAGTGACCCCTGGACCGAATGAAAAACCGACTTTTGACCCACTTCTTGGTTTTGAAAATGGACGTAAAGAGCGAG TCATGATCGCTACTGAGGAAGAGATGAGGTCGGCAAAAATACCACTTGAACATCGGGATTATTGCGCTCATCATCTCTTGAAGTACCTCAGTTGTCGAAAAGACAACTGGCCTTGGGCGGTCAACTGCGAGCATGAAAAACACGTCTACTCACACTGCAAATACGAGGA ttacgTGATCCGTATGAAGGAGTACGAGCGCGAACGCCGCTTGCGTGTCCGTGAGTACAATAAAAAACAGCATGAAATAGCAGCTGCGTAA
- the Plap gene encoding phospholipase A-2-activating protein has translation MSKKFKLSASLFGHSLDVRSVVVTNNNSIISGSRDKTAKFWTPNRIDTGYTPIQTFRDQKNFVIAVLYLEPTSEYPDGLVITGGNDNTIYVYKPSEPFATFTLKEHTNAVSCFSKYSTSNNNAFLSGSWDCSAKLWTLGNSTSTVTFSGHLAAIWSIIQLADSRIVTASADKTIGIWSSEGARLNSLTGHTDCVRGLVDLSELHQFVSVANDATIRVWSYAGESQGVLYGHTNYIYSIARCKSAGENCFVTSDEDRTVRFWQNGENIETIQLPAQSVWSVACLSNGDIVTGSSDGVVRVFTQNESRYADEATLNKFNEEVEALTRQSTQEIGGYKISDLPGKEALYDPGRKAGQMKMIREGTGVVAYTWVEDGDKSHWEKVGDVLGSTDKTNQDKTMYEGKAYDFVFSVDVEDGKPPLKLPYNKGDDPYQAAHNFLAKNFLPASYLEQVVDFILKNTQEKYVPPSTEYVDPFTGGSRYTPSTGNNSQDFAGRNFDPFTGGSSYSTSATQAKQTVSSSTISSQVSKFFPINTYRTFEMGDSNVILVKLKEFNEKTGDSQSPPVNEHYLVELVKLCNGPPDDPNAFDTLFKLLEWPDEIVFPVVDVIRMAVRFKKNNEIIATANSGSLLRKLLSFINENCNIINNVIVALRTLSNLLMHEFGEDLVFEHRFDVVENITALGPLNKNGQIALSTLLLNLCVASLKKRDDLGISVLADVIPDILTKLSDPESQFRSYVALGTLLSSPQSAEVKAKVKSNVGFISALESHVLSGQGDLEEKRRNCASQVQEILNLSF, from the exons atgtccaaaaaattcaagttaaGTGCTTCACTTTTTGGACATTCGTTAGATGTAAGAAGTGTAGTCGTGACAAACAATAATTCTATAATTAGCGGATCTCGTGATAAAACTGCCAAGTTTTGGACGCCCAACAG GATCGACACTGGATATACACCTATTCAGACTTTTCGAGACCAGAAGAACTTTGTTATTGCCGTTTTGTACTTGGAACCGACTAGTGAATATCCAGACGGTTTGGTTATAACAGGGGGCAATGACAACACGATTTATGTCTACAAACCCTCAGAGCCTTTTGCTACGTTTACGTTGAAGGAACACACAAATGCAG TGAGTTGTTTTTCGAAGTATTCGACTTCGAATAACAATGCATTTTTGAGCGGATCGTGGGATTGTTCGGCCAAATTATGGACATTGGGTAATTCCACGTCAACGGTGACTTTCTCAGGCCATTTGGCTGCAATTTGGTCAATCATTCAATTAGCCGATTCACGAATTGTAACCGCTTCAGCTGATAAAACCATTGGAATTTGGAGTAGTGAAGGTGCAAGGTTGAATTCGCTCACTGGTCACACGGATTGTGTCAGAGGTTTGGTGGATTTATCCGAATTGCATCAGTTCGTTTCGGTCGCGAACGATGCCACCATCAGGGTTTGGTCATATGCTGGAGAAAGTCAAGGAGTGCTTTATGGACACACCAATTATATTTACAG tATTGCGCGTTGCAAATCAGCCGGAGAGAATTGTTTCGTGACATCGGATGAAGACCGAACTGTTCGATTTTGGCAGAACGGAGAAAATATTGAAACGATTCAATTACCGGCACAATCCGTTTGGTCAGTCGCCTGTTTATCAAATGGCGACATTGTGACAGGTTCTAGCGATGGAGTTGTTCGTGTTTTCACTCAAAATGAAAGCAGATATGCCGATGAAGCCACTTTGAACAAATTCAATGAAGAAGTGGAAGCTTTGACGCGACAAAGCACTCAAGAAATCGGCGGTTATAAAATCTCAGA TTTGCCAGGTAAGGAAGCGTTATACGATCCCGGAAGGAAGGCTGGGCAAATGAAAATGATCAGAGAAGGCACAGGAgtg GTGGCATACACATGGGTAGAAGATGGGGACAAGAGTCATTGGGAAAAAGTTGGCGATGTCCTCGGAAGTACGGACAAAACCAATCAAGACAAAACAATGTACGAAGGAAAAGCGTACGATTTTGTGTTTTCCGTTGATGTGGAAGATGGAAAACCTCCGTTGAAATTGCCGTATAATAAAGGAGATGATCCGTATCAAGCTGCGCATAATTTTTTAGCGAAGAATTTTTTGCCGGCTTCGTATTTGGAACAAgttgttgattttattttgaaaaatactcaGGAAAAATACGTTCCACCTAGTACGGAGTATGTCGATCCGTTTACGGGTGGTTCAAGATATACACCAAGTACTGGAAATAACAGTCAGGATTTTGCAGGAAGGAATTTTGATCCTTTCACAG gtgGCAGCAGCTATTCAACATCGGCAACCCAAGCAAAACAAACCGTTAGCTCATCCACTATTTCAAGCCAAGTTAGCAAATTCTTCCCTATTAACACCTACCGCACCTTCGAAATGGGCGATTCCAACGTAATTTTAGTCAAATTAAAAGAATTCAACGAAAAAACCGGCGATAGTCAAAGTCCTCCAGTAAACGAACATTACTTAGTCGAATTGGTGAAATTATGTAATGGACCACCGGATGATCCCAACGCTTTCGACACCTTATTCAAACTGTTGGAATGGCCTGATGAAATCGTTTTTCCGGTCGTTGATGTCATAAGAATGGCCGTAAGGTTCAAgaaaaacaacgaaattatTGCCACTGCCAATAGTGGAAGTCTTTTACGAAAATTGCTCAGTTTCATCAATGAGAAttgtaatataattaataacgtAATTGTTGCATTGCGTACTTTGAGCAATTTATTGATGCACGAATTTGGCGAAGACTTGGTTTTTGAACACCGATTTGATGTTGTGGAAAATATCACAGCTTTGGGACCTTTGAATAAAAACGGACAG atcGCTTTATCCACTCTTCTCCTAAATCTTTGCGTTGCAAGTCTGAAGAAACGAGACGATTTAGGAATTTCAGTCCTAGCCGACGTGATTCCAGACATTTTAACGAAACTGAGCGACCCTGAGTCGCAATTTCGCAGTTACGTTGCTTTAGGGACACTTCTTTCCTCACCTCAAAGTGCTGAAGTCAAAGCCAAAGTTAAGAGCAACGTTGGATTCATCAGTGCCTTAGAATCGCATGTGTTATCAGGACAAGGTGATTTGGAGGAGAAGAGACGGAATTGTGCCAGTCAAGTACAGGAGATtcttaatttaagtttttaa
- the LOC656461 gene encoding protein-L-isoaspartate O-methyltransferase domain-containing protein 1, which produces MGAGVSAGENNDDLIDNLIEANYIKTASVERVFRAVDRGAYLLPEPPADAYRDVAWKNGNFHISAPCIYSEVMEGLKLRPGLSFLNLGSGTGYLNTVAGLILGSYGINHGIELHDDVIQYAYLRLEEFKKHSGAIDEYDFCEPKFMQGNCLCLVSGYHLYDRVYCGAACPEKYLSHIKNLIKVGGILVVPINERLVEMRRVSETSWSTHYLLPVSFTSLVKPEQGSQEIVPTFDIEPLSLQELCRTTIRNLLRKIIEIEHPAVKNVRKTRKTSKKKKPLKKNGRKDTNPKTSEELLDFFLLTIARKKRRDTATADRDNSSSSANNDDDSDGPSSDSDDSSLDDPLETMQEAFHVLDRQTNHVVPSTSNSDEAGSSKQSDDVKIESNVIIHREAGEERAENKVSYNITVEPMLVEEQNERKNNRDKFDSGLGDELLISELPVDMVEAMSSSSDDEQSSKRCKRGLKEKEKRLSSKWRKIERVDTPKKCDSDDSSDNDDKSDSESDYVDAMNRMKMYMSPYSGHMKSKIQQLPLPSNVKKFLNFYREF; this is translated from the exons ATGGGGGCCGGCGTGAGCGCAGGTGAGAATAACGACGATCTCATCGATAACCTCATCGAGGCCAATTACATCAAGACGGCATCGGTGGAAAGGGTGTTCCGGGCTGTGGACAGGGGGGCCTATTTACTACCGGAGCCCCCAGCTGATGCCTACAGAGATGTGGCGtggaaaaatggaaattttcatATCTCGGCTCCTTGTATCTACAGCGAGGTTATGGAGGGACTGAAGCTCCGTCCTGGATTGAGTTTTCTTAATTTGGGCTCAGGGACGGGGTATTTGAACACGGTGGCTGGACTTATTCTAG gcAGCTACGGTATCAACCACGGTATCGAACTCCACGATGACGTCATCCAATACGCCTACTTGCGCCTCGAAGAGTTCAAAAAACACTCGGGCGCAATCGACGAATACGATTTTTGCGAACCAAAATTCATGCAAGGCAATTGTCTCTGCTTGGTTAGCGGCTACCACTTGTACGATCGTGTCTATTGTGGAGCTGCATGTCCCGAAAAATACCTAAGccatataaaaaatttgatcaaagTTGGTGGCATTCTGGTGGTGCCAATCAATGAACGTCTCGTTGAAATGCGAAGAGTTTCGGAGACAAGTTGGTCAACGCATTATTTGTTGCCTGTTTCGTTTACGAGTCTCGTTAAACCGGAACAAGGTTCTCAGGAAATTGTGCCGACAT ttgaCATTGAACCTTTGTCATTGCAAGAATTGTGCAGGACTACGATTCGGAATTTGTTGAGGAAGATTATTGAAATTGAGCATCCGGCTGTTAAGAATGTTAGAAAGACGAGGAAGACGTCCAAGAAGAAAAAACCACTCAAAAA AAATGGTAGAAAGGACACTAATCCGAAAACCTCCGAAGAGCTCCTCGACTTCTTCTTGTTAACAATCGCTCGTAAAAAAAGACGTGATACGGCCACAGCCGACCGCGATAACTCATCAAGTTCAGCCAACAACGACGACGATTCAGACGGTCCTTCGTCAGACAGTGATGATTCATCATTAGACGATCCGCTTGAAACAATGCAGGAAGCTTTCCACGTTTTAGACCGTCAAACTAATCACGTTGTTCCATCGACAAGCAATTCGGACGAAGCCGGCAGTAGCAAACAATCCGATGATGTGAAAATCGAAAGCAACGTCATTATTCACAGAGAGGCCGGTGAAGAGCGAGCCGAAAACAAAGTGAGCTACAATATCACGGTTGAACCGATGCTTGTCGAGGAACAAAACGAGCGTAAAAATAACCGAGATAAGTTCGATAGTGGCTTAGGAGATGAGCTGCTTATTTCGGAATTGCCCGTGGATATGGTCGAGGCAATGTCGAGCAGTAGCGACGATGAGCAGAGTAGCAAGAGGTGCAAAAGAGGCTTGAAGGAGAAAGAGAAAAGATTGAGCTCGAAATGGCGCAAAATCGAACGGGTCGATACGCCGAAAAAATGTGATAGTGATGATAGTTCAGACAATGATGATAAAAGTGATAGTGAGAGTGATTATGTAGATGCTATGAATAGAATGAAGATGTACATGAGTCCGTACAGTGGACACATGAAGAGTAAGATCCAACAACTGCCTCTGCCATCCAATGTCAAGAAATTTCTCAACTTTTATcgggaattttaa